Proteins from a genomic interval of Benincasa hispida cultivar B227 chromosome 7, ASM972705v1, whole genome shotgun sequence:
- the LOC120081277 gene encoding NADPH-dependent pterin aldehyde reductase-like isoform X3 — protein sequence MATILSEFSGAKDATATKKVLITGVSKGLGRALALELANRGHTIIGCSRDQTKLHSLQQELAKVSSAKHLLYTVDVRSNTNVEEFVQAIVENELVPNIIVNNAGLINRNGKIWELDAQEFDNVIDTNVKGIANIMRHFIPLMISTNKGIIINMSSLSGRDAHGLFAPYCASKWGVEGLSKATAKEVPEGMAIVSLDPGIIYTDMLVSCLGELALKYQSPQHWMTKKCILIRYTEVIGMRMKVRVLGDSWQESLCLFH from the exons ATGGCCACCATTTTGAGTGAATTCTCAGGAGCAAAAGATGCAACAGCTACTAAGAAGGTGTTGATCACTGGCGTGAGCAAAGGATTGGGAAGAGCCTTAGCCTTGGAATTAGCCAATCGTGGTCATACCATTATTGGTTGTTCACGTGATCAAACAAAACTTCATTCCCTTCAACAAGAGCTTGCTAAAGTTTCTTCTGCAAAGCATTTACTCTACACTGTTGATGTG AGATCAAACACCAACGTTGAAGAGTTTGTCCAAGCTATTGTGGAAAATGAATTAGTACCAAATATCATTG TGAATAATGCAGGTTTGATCAATAGAAATGGGAAAATATGGGAGTTGGATGCACAAGAATTTGATAATGTGATTGATACAAACGTCAAAGGGATCGCCAATATAATGCGTCATTTCATTCCACTTATGATTTCTACCAACAAAGGGATTATCATCAATATGTCTTCACTTTCTGGGAGAGATGCACATGGACTg tTTGCACCGTATTGTGCATCAAAGTGGGGGGTTGAAGGACTAAGCAAAGCTACAGCAAAAGAAGTGCCAGAGGGAATGGCGATTGTGAGCTTAGATCCAGGCATCATATACACTGACATGCTGGTTTCATGTCTTGGCGAACTTGCTCTAAAATATCAATCACCTCAACATTG gatgacaaAAAAGTGTATACTTATTCGATATACggaggtgattgggatgagaatgaaagttcgtGTATTAGGGGACAGTTGGCAGGAATCCTTGTGCCTGTTtcattga
- the LOC120081277 gene encoding uncharacterized protein LOC120081277 isoform X1 → MYEWFDNFHDGSLKSIILKLNTVVISLNSKLHFNGDDFSGFRRCFVQRRFFEWGFPRRGFFRTEQDDKKVYTYSIYGGDWDENESSCIRGQLAGILVPVSLKYEEIKSHIYGVTNVSSSEFDLILKVKYKLEYEAPPQYIRNDDGIRFLLFREDLSRLQLSVTLKSNVDENIRMGFRNVSYDDTTMERQYKESYQYRQEEYDIPLSTNTVPSILSLDNDRTNLTRLNSELGGTSVVGNEIPYIFDYMDCGHPEQSCSPSVDVNEQPTGLNEMDRDHGDVRHSTAASVVPPSVSSSHRTELIMPGTSSFEIEDVEVGQLFFSKNDLKMRLSVLSINKNFEFRVRKSTKSLFIVKCIRETCK, encoded by the exons ATGTACGAATGgtttgacaattttcacgacGGAAGCCTCAAATCAATAATACTTAAACTCAATACAGtggtgatttctttaaactctaaacttcaTTTCAACGGTGATGACTTCTCTGGTTTTCGACGGTGTTTCGTTCAACGGAGATTTTTCGAATGGGGATTTCCAAGACGAGGCTTTTTCAGAACGGAACAG gatgacaaAAAAGTGTATACTTATTCGATATACggaggtgattgggatgagaatgaaagttcgtGTATTAGGGGACAGTTGGCAGGAATCCTTGTGCCTGTTtcattgaagtatgaagaaattaaatctcacatttacggggttacaaatgtcagttcttcagagtttgatcttatactgaaagttaaatataagcttgaatatgaagcccctccacaataCATAAGGAATGATGATGGTATTCGCTTCCTTCTTTTCCGAGAAGACCTTAGTAGACTTCAGTTATCTGTAACGCTGAAATCGAATGTGGACGAAAATATTAGAATGGGGTTTagaaatgtgagttatgatgatacgaCTATGGAGAGACAATACAAGGAATCATATCAGTATCGTCAGGAAGAAtatgatattccattgtctaccaaCACTGTACCATCAATATTATCACTAGACAACGATCGCACTAATCTAACAAGATTGAATTCAGAATTGGGCGGTACTTCAGTTGTTGGTAATGAAATACcatatatatttgattatatggattgtggtcATCCAGAACAAAGTTGTAGTCCTTCAGTTGATGTGAATGAGCAACCAAcaggattgaatgaaatggatcgtgATCATGGAGATGTGCGTCATTCTACAGCAGCTTCAGTGGTTCCACCATCTGTATCTTCAAGTCATAGGACAGAGTTGATTATGCCTGGTACCTCTTCATTTGAGATAGAGgacgttgaagttggtcaactattttttagcaaaaatgacttgaaaatgagattatctgttctgtccatcaacaaaaattttgaatttagggtcAGGAAGTCAACCAAATCTCTATTCATAGTCAAATGTATTAGGGAGACATGTAAGTAG
- the LOC120081277 gene encoding uncharacterized protein LOC120081277 isoform X2 has product MTSLVFDGVSFNGDFSNGDFQDEAFSERNRFFRKDDKKVYTYSIYGGDWDENESSCIRGQLAGILVPVSLKYEEIKSHIYGVTNVSSSEFDLILKVKYKLEYEAPPQYIRNDDGIRFLLFREDLSRLQLSVTLKSNVDENIRMGFRNVSYDDTTMERQYKESYQYRQEEYDIPLSTNTVPSILSLDNDRTNLTRLNSELGGTSVVGNEIPYIFDYMDCGHPEQSCSPSVDVNEQPTGLNEMDRDHGDVRHSTAASVVPPSVSSSHRTELIMPGTSSFEIEDVEVGQLFFSKNDLKMRLSVLSINKNFEFRVRKSTKSLFIVKCIRETCK; this is encoded by the exons ATGACTTCTCTGGTTTTCGACGGTGTTTCGTTCAACGGAGATTTTTCGAATGGGGATTTCCAAGACGAGGCTTTTTCAGAACGGAACAGGTTTTTCAGAAAg gatgacaaAAAAGTGTATACTTATTCGATATACggaggtgattgggatgagaatgaaagttcgtGTATTAGGGGACAGTTGGCAGGAATCCTTGTGCCTGTTtcattgaagtatgaagaaattaaatctcacatttacggggttacaaatgtcagttcttcagagtttgatcttatactgaaagttaaatataagcttgaatatgaagcccctccacaataCATAAGGAATGATGATGGTATTCGCTTCCTTCTTTTCCGAGAAGACCTTAGTAGACTTCAGTTATCTGTAACGCTGAAATCGAATGTGGACGAAAATATTAGAATGGGGTTTagaaatgtgagttatgatgatacgaCTATGGAGAGACAATACAAGGAATCATATCAGTATCGTCAGGAAGAAtatgatattccattgtctaccaaCACTGTACCATCAATATTATCACTAGACAACGATCGCACTAATCTAACAAGATTGAATTCAGAATTGGGCGGTACTTCAGTTGTTGGTAATGAAATACcatatatatttgattatatggattgtggtcATCCAGAACAAAGTTGTAGTCCTTCAGTTGATGTGAATGAGCAACCAAcaggattgaatgaaatggatcgtgATCATGGAGATGTGCGTCATTCTACAGCAGCTTCAGTGGTTCCACCATCTGTATCTTCAAGTCATAGGACAGAGTTGATTATGCCTGGTACCTCTTCATTTGAGATAGAGgacgttgaagttggtcaactattttttagcaaaaatgacttgaaaatgagattatctgttctgtccatcaacaaaaattttgaatttagggtcAGGAAGTCAACCAAATCTCTATTCATAGTCAAATGTATTAGGGAGACATGTAAGTAG